The following are from one region of the Streptomyces tuirus genome:
- a CDS encoding NAD-dependent epimerase/dehydratase family protein, whose protein sequence is MTTALSRSWEHAVVTGGAGFVGSHVCAALLGAGAAVTCVDDFSSGRPENISPLLEQPGFTLVQADVAEGLRIKRPPDLVLHLASPESPADYLRLPLHTLETGSTGTRNALDLAHSSGARFVLASSSGVYGDPRQNPQDERYRGNADPVGPRSTHDEAKRFAEALTTAHADARGTDTCVVRLFTTYGPRMRGHDGRAVPTFVRQALAGEPLTVTGDGRQTRSLCYVDDAVRGILAAAAHGMRGPVNIGNPTETTVLDLARLVVELAESSSEIRHIDRPADDPAVCCPDITLARDKLGWDPQVRAEEGLRRTITWFREAGTDN, encoded by the coding sequence ATGACCACCGCCCTCTCGCGCAGCTGGGAACACGCCGTCGTCACCGGCGGCGCCGGGTTCGTCGGCTCCCATGTGTGCGCCGCCCTGCTGGGCGCGGGCGCGGCCGTCACCTGCGTGGACGACTTCAGCAGCGGCCGGCCCGAGAACATCTCGCCGCTGCTCGAACAGCCCGGCTTCACGCTCGTCCAGGCCGACGTCGCCGAGGGCCTGCGGATCAAACGGCCACCGGACCTCGTCCTGCACCTGGCCTCCCCCGAGTCCCCGGCGGACTACCTGCGCCTGCCGCTGCACACCCTGGAGACCGGCAGTACCGGCACCCGCAACGCCCTGGACCTCGCGCACTCCTCCGGCGCCCGCTTCGTCCTCGCCTCGAGCTCCGGCGTCTACGGAGACCCGCGGCAGAACCCCCAGGACGAGCGCTACCGGGGCAACGCCGACCCGGTCGGCCCGCGCAGCACCCACGACGAGGCCAAGCGCTTCGCCGAGGCGCTGACCACCGCCCATGCCGACGCCCGTGGCACCGACACCTGCGTCGTGCGGCTGTTCACCACCTACGGCCCCCGGATGCGCGGCCACGACGGGCGCGCCGTGCCGACCTTCGTACGGCAGGCCCTCGCCGGCGAACCCCTCACCGTGACCGGCGACGGCCGCCAGACCCGGTCGCTGTGCTACGTCGACGACGCCGTGCGCGGCATCCTGGCCGCCGCCGCCCACGGCATGCGCGGCCCCGTCAACATCGGCAACCCGACCGAGACCACCGTGCTCGACCTGGCACGCCTGGTCGTCGAACTCGCCGAGTCCTCCTCGGAGATCCGCCACATCGACCGCCCGGCGGACGACCCGGCCGTGTGCTGCCCGGACATCACACTGGCCCGCGACAAGCTCGGCTGGGACCCGCAGGTGCGTGCCGAGGAGGGGCTGCGGCGCACGATCACGTGGTTCCGCGAGGCCGGTACCGACAACTGA
- a CDS encoding fructosamine kinase family protein translates to MAARAEVVARHTGRAVRNERPLSGALAEVTLDDGRVVVVKRSDAPGAARAEAAGLRWLAAAGSVRVPAVRGQEEGWLVIDRVPRGRPGPEAAVRFGRDLAALHAAGAPAFGAPPPDGPVDAFIGLAPMRNEPAADWPRWYAEQRVLPYLRRAVEQGTVRTGEAVVVERVCERLPELAGPAEPPARLHGDLWSGNVLWADDGQVWLIDPAAHGGHRETDLAMLRLFGCPHLEQVLDGYQEQAPLAGGWVERVGVHQLFPLLVHAVLFGRGYAEQALAVARTALAG, encoded by the coding sequence ATGGCCGCCCGTGCGGAGGTCGTGGCCCGGCACACCGGCCGGGCCGTCAGGAACGAGAGGCCGCTGTCGGGGGCTCTCGCCGAAGTCACTCTCGACGACGGGCGGGTCGTGGTCGTCAAGCGGTCGGACGCGCCGGGGGCGGCACGGGCCGAGGCGGCGGGGCTGCGCTGGCTGGCCGCCGCGGGCAGCGTACGGGTGCCGGCGGTGCGCGGCCAGGAGGAGGGCTGGCTCGTCATCGACCGGGTGCCGCGGGGGCGCCCGGGCCCGGAGGCGGCAGTGCGGTTCGGCCGGGACCTGGCCGCGCTGCACGCCGCCGGGGCGCCCGCGTTCGGCGCGCCGCCGCCGGACGGGCCGGTGGACGCGTTCATCGGGCTCGCGCCGATGCGCAACGAGCCCGCTGCCGACTGGCCGCGCTGGTACGCCGAGCAGCGCGTGCTGCCCTATCTGCGACGGGCGGTCGAACAGGGAACCGTCCGCACCGGTGAAGCGGTCGTCGTGGAGCGTGTGTGCGAGCGGCTTCCGGAGCTGGCGGGGCCCGCCGAGCCGCCCGCACGGCTGCACGGCGATCTGTGGAGCGGCAACGTGCTGTGGGCGGACGACGGGCAGGTCTGGCTGATCGACCCGGCCGCGCACGGCGGGCATCGCGAGACCGATCTGGCGATGCTGCGGCTCTTCGGCTGTCCGCATCTGGAGCAGGTGCTGGACGGCTACCAGGAGCAGGCGCCGCTCGCCGGTGGCTGGGTGGAGCGCGTCGGCGTGCACCAGCTGTTTCCGCTGCTGGTGCACGCCGTGCTGTTCGGCCGGGGCTACGCCGAACAGGCCCTCGCGGTGGCCCGTACGGCCCTGGCGGGGTGA
- a CDS encoding catalase encodes MTDVSGTGPAPGDDREILTNRQGHPVHDNQNQRTVGARGPATLENYQFLEKISHFDRERIPERVVHARGVLAYGHFEAYGTWGDEPIDRYTRAKLFQERGKRTDVAVRFSTVIGGRDSSEAARDPRGFAVKFYTEDGNWDLVGNNLGVFFIRDAIKFPDVIHALKPDPVTFEQQPNRIFDFMSQTPEAMHMLVNLFSPRGIPADYRHMQGFGVNTYKWVNADGETKLVKYHWMPKQGVRSMTEEDAANVQADTLGHATKDLYEAVARGDHPEWELLVQMMDDHDHPELDFDPLDDTKTWPEQDFPPRPVGRMVLDRMPENFFAENEQISFGTGVLVDGLDFSDDKMLVGRTFSYSDTQRYRVGANYLQLPVNQAKNAEVHTNQRDGQMAYHVDGGSENPHVNYEPSITGGLREARYPTLDEQGPEIHGRLTRKRIPRTNDYLQAGQRYQLLEEWERDDLVKNFIGQLSACDRPIQERMVWHFLLVDNDLGLRVGEALGIGPEDVTSLEPLASQDLTDDDRERLADLGRNKPRDVEGLTMTHCVPDARHVVTR; translated from the coding sequence ATGACGGACGTATCCGGCACCGGCCCCGCACCGGGCGACGACCGCGAGATCCTCACCAACCGGCAGGGCCATCCGGTCCACGACAACCAGAACCAGCGCACCGTCGGCGCCCGCGGCCCGGCCACGCTGGAGAACTACCAGTTCCTCGAGAAGATCAGCCACTTCGACCGGGAACGCATCCCCGAACGCGTCGTGCACGCCCGCGGCGTCCTGGCCTACGGCCATTTCGAGGCCTACGGAACCTGGGGCGACGAGCCGATCGACCGCTACACCCGGGCCAAGCTGTTCCAGGAGCGGGGCAAGCGCACGGATGTCGCCGTCCGCTTCTCCACCGTGATCGGCGGTCGGGACTCCTCGGAGGCCGCCCGCGACCCGCGTGGTTTCGCCGTCAAGTTCTACACCGAGGACGGCAACTGGGACCTGGTCGGCAACAACCTCGGCGTCTTCTTCATCCGCGACGCCATCAAGTTCCCGGACGTCATCCACGCCCTCAAGCCCGACCCGGTGACCTTCGAGCAGCAGCCGAACCGCATCTTCGACTTCATGTCGCAGACCCCCGAGGCCATGCACATGCTGGTCAACCTGTTCAGCCCGCGTGGCATCCCCGCCGACTACCGCCACATGCAGGGCTTCGGCGTCAACACCTACAAATGGGTGAACGCCGACGGCGAGACCAAGCTGGTCAAGTACCACTGGATGCCCAAGCAGGGCGTGCGCAGTATGACCGAGGAGGACGCGGCCAACGTCCAGGCCGACACCCTCGGCCACGCCACCAAGGACCTGTACGAGGCCGTCGCCCGCGGTGACCACCCGGAATGGGAGCTGCTCGTCCAGATGATGGACGACCACGACCACCCCGAGCTCGACTTCGACCCGCTGGACGACACCAAGACCTGGCCCGAGCAGGACTTCCCGCCGCGACCGGTGGGCCGGATGGTGCTCGACCGCATGCCGGAGAACTTCTTCGCCGAGAACGAGCAGATCTCCTTCGGCACCGGCGTCCTCGTCGACGGCCTGGACTTCTCCGACGACAAGATGCTCGTCGGCCGGACCTTCTCCTACAGCGACACTCAGCGCTACCGGGTCGGCGCGAACTACCTCCAGCTCCCCGTCAACCAGGCCAAGAACGCGGAGGTGCACACCAACCAGCGCGATGGCCAGATGGCCTACCACGTGGACGGCGGAAGCGAGAACCCGCACGTCAACTACGAGCCGTCCATCACCGGTGGCCTGCGCGAGGCCCGTTACCCGACCCTCGACGAGCAGGGCCCCGAGATCCACGGCCGGCTGACCCGCAAGCGCATCCCCCGCACCAACGACTACCTCCAGGCCGGTCAGCGCTACCAGCTGCTGGAGGAGTGGGAACGCGACGACCTGGTGAAGAACTTCATCGGTCAACTGTCCGCGTGCGACCGGCCGATCCAGGAGCGCATGGTCTGGCACTTCCTGCTGGTCGACAACGACCTCGGCCTGCGGGTCGGTGAGGCGCTGGGTATCGGACCGGAGGACGTGACCTCGCTGGAGCCGCTGGCGAGCCAGGACCTCACGGACGACGACCGCGAACGCCTGGCCGACCTGGGCAGGAACAAGCCGCGCGACGTCGAGGGCCTCACCATGACCCACTGCGTCCCCGACGCACGGCACGTCGTGACCCGCTGA